Proteins co-encoded in one Euleptes europaea isolate rEulEur1 chromosome 1, rEulEur1.hap1, whole genome shotgun sequence genomic window:
- the SEC61A1 gene encoding protein transport protein Sec61 subunit alpha, whose amino-acid sequence MGIKFLEVIKPFCVILPEIQKPERKIQFKEKVLWTAITLFIFLVCCQIPLFGIMSSDSADPFYWMRVILASNRGTLMELGISPIVTSGLIMQLLAGAKIIEVGDTPKDRALFNGAQKLFGMIITIGQSIVYVMTGMYGDPSEMGAGICLLITIQLFVAGLIVLLLDELLQKGYGLGSGISLFIATNICETIVWKAFSPTTVNTGRGMEFEGAIIALFHLLATRTDKVRALREAFYRQNLPNLMNLIATIFVFAVVIYFQGFRVDLPIKSARYRGQYNTYPIKLFYTSNIPIILQSALVSNLYVISQMLSARFSGNLLVSLLGTWSDTSSGGPARSYPVGGLCYYLSPPESFTSVLEDPVHAVVYIVFMLGSCAFFSKTWIEVSGSSAKDVAKQLKEQQMVMRGHRETSMVHELNRYIPTAAAFGGLCIGALSVLADFLGAIGSGTGILLAVTIIYQYFEIFVKEQSEVGSMGALLF is encoded by the exons ATGGGGA TTAAATTCCTAGAAGTAATCAAGCCCTTCTGTGTTATCTTGCCTGAGATCCAGAAGCCAGAAAGGAAG ATCCAGTTCAAAGAAAAGGTATTATGGACGGCTATCACCCTTTTCATCTTCTTGGTTTGCTGCCAG ATCCCCCTTTTTGGTATCATGTCATCAGACTCGGCAGATCCTTTCTACTGGATGAGAGTAATTCTGGCTTCAAACAGAG GCACACTAATGGAACTGGGCATTTCTCCCATTGTCACTTCCGGTCTCATCATGCAATTGCTGGCTGGTGCCAAAATAATTGAAGTTGGGGATACACCAAAAGACAGAGCTCTCTTCAATGGTGCACAAAAAT TGTTTGGCATGATTATTACCATTGGGCAGTCTATTGTTTACGTAATGACTGGAATGTATGGAGACCCATCAGAGATGGGAGCAGGTATCTGCCTTCTTATCACCATTCAG CTTTTTGTTGCTGGCTTGATAGTTCTTCTTCTTGATGAACTTCTACAAAAGGGGTATGGCCTCGGCTCTGGCATTTCCCTCTTCATCGCCACTAACATCTGTGAGACAATTGTATGGAAGGCATTCAGCCCAACCACAGTGAATACTGGTCGAG GCATGGAGTTTGAAGGAGCCATCATTGCCCTTTTTCATTTGCTGGCTACTCGTACAGATAAAGTCAGAGCTCTGCGAGAAGCCTTCTACCGACAAAACCTTCCCAACCTTATGAACCTCATTGCCACCATATTTGTCTTTGCTGTTGTAATTTACTTCCAG GGATTCAGAGTGGACCTCCCTATAAAATCTGCCCGTTATCGTGGCCAGTACAATACTTATCCTATCAAACTGTTCTACACCTCCAATATTCCCATCATTCTTCAGTCTGCGCTGGTGTCCAACCTGTACGTGATCTCCCAGATGCTTTCTGCCCGTTTCAGTGGCAACTTACTGGTTAGCCTGCTGGGCACTTGGTCT GACACATCATCTGGAGGCCCTGCTCGTTCTTACCCTGTTGGGGGACTTTGCTATTACTTGTCACCTCCAGAGTCTTTTACTTCGGTGTTGGAAGACCCTGTTCATGCAGTTGTTTACATTGTGTTTATGTTGGGCTCCTGTGCTTTCTTCTCTAAAACCTGGATTGAGGTCTCTGGCTCATCTGCCAAGGAT GTTGCTAAACAACTAAAAGAACAGCAGATGGTGATGAGGGGACATAGAGAAACCTCCATGGTTCATGAACTTAACAG GTACATCCCTACAGCAGCTGCATTCGGTGGCCTCTGCATCGGTGCCCTCTCTGTGCTGGCAGACTTCCTTGGGGCAATTGGATCAGGCACTGGAATCTTACTGGCGGTCACCATCATTTACCAGTATTTTGAAATCTTTGTAAAGGAGCAGAGCGAAGTTGGCAGCATGGGAGCGCTTCTTTTCTAA